A region from the Agrobacterium cucumeris genome encodes:
- the miaB gene encoding tRNA (N6-isopentenyl adenosine(37)-C2)-methylthiotransferase MiaB produces MTQETLGLDAQHMIAREGSNSRKVFIKTYGCQMNVYDSVRMSDALAKDGYVQTEDMGEADLVLLNTCHIREKAAEKVYSALGRLRDMKKSREEQGREFMIGVAGCVAQAEGEEILRRAPAVDVVIGPQTYHRLPDALKRVRGGERVIETEYAVEDKFEHLPVAEKATLRTRGVTAFLTVQEGCDKFCTFCVVPYTRGSEVSRPVRQIVDEAMKLVDAGVREITLLGQNVNAWQGEGPKGDKWGLAELLYRLAEIPGLARLRYTTSHPRDMDDRLIGAHRDLRILMPYLHLPVQSGSDSILKAMNRRHTGEEYIQLIEKIRTARPDIAMSGDFIVGFPGETDRDFEDTMAMVETVKYAQAFSFKYSTRPGTPGADLNDQVEEEVKAERLERLQALLLRQQKEFAESLVGKTMDVLLEKPGRMPEQLIGRSPWLQSVNLDAKTLKIGDIVNVRITATGPNSLFAEVAES; encoded by the coding sequence ATGACCCAGGAAACGCTTGGCCTTGACGCCCAACACATGATCGCCCGCGAGGGCTCTAACAGCCGAAAGGTCTTTATCAAGACCTATGGCTGTCAGATGAACGTCTACGATTCCGTCCGCATGAGTGATGCGCTGGCGAAGGACGGTTACGTTCAGACCGAAGATATGGGCGAGGCGGATCTGGTTCTGCTGAACACCTGTCATATCCGCGAAAAAGCGGCTGAAAAGGTCTATTCGGCGCTTGGACGTCTGCGCGACATGAAAAAATCGCGCGAAGAGCAGGGCCGCGAGTTCATGATTGGCGTTGCCGGCTGCGTGGCGCAGGCCGAAGGCGAGGAAATTCTCCGCCGCGCGCCCGCCGTGGACGTCGTCATTGGCCCGCAGACCTACCACCGCCTGCCGGATGCCCTGAAGCGGGTGCGTGGCGGTGAACGCGTCATCGAGACCGAATATGCGGTCGAGGACAAGTTCGAGCATCTGCCGGTCGCTGAAAAGGCGACGTTGCGCACCCGCGGCGTCACCGCGTTTCTGACGGTGCAGGAAGGCTGCGACAAGTTCTGTACCTTCTGCGTTGTACCCTATACCCGTGGCTCGGAAGTCTCCCGTCCCGTGCGGCAGATCGTCGATGAGGCGATGAAACTGGTGGATGCCGGCGTGCGGGAGATCACGCTGCTTGGACAGAACGTCAACGCTTGGCAGGGCGAAGGCCCGAAGGGCGATAAATGGGGCCTTGCCGAACTGCTTTACCGGCTGGCGGAAATTCCGGGTCTTGCCCGGCTTCGCTACACCACCAGCCATCCGCGTGACATGGACGATCGGCTGATCGGCGCCCATCGCGATCTGCGTATCCTCATGCCTTACCTGCATCTGCCGGTGCAGTCAGGGTCGGATAGCATTCTGAAAGCGATGAACCGTCGCCATACGGGCGAAGAATATATCCAGCTTATCGAAAAAATCCGCACCGCCCGCCCTGATATCGCCATGTCGGGAGATTTTATTGTCGGCTTCCCCGGCGAGACGGATCGCGATTTCGAAGACACGATGGCGATGGTCGAGACGGTGAAATACGCGCAGGCTTTTTCCTTCAAATATTCCACCCGTCCCGGCACGCCGGGCGCTGACCTTAACGATCAGGTCGAGGAAGAGGTAAAGGCCGAGCGGCTGGAGAGATTGCAGGCGCTGTTGCTGCGGCAGCAGAAGGAATTTGCGGAATCGCTGGTCGGAAAGACCATGGATGTGTTGCTGGAAAAGCCCGGCCGCATGCCTGAACAGTTGATAGGTCGCTCCCCCTGGCTGCAATCCGTGAATCTTGATGCAAAGACTTTGAAAATCGGTGACATTGTTAATGTACGAATCACCGCAACGGGTCCAAACAGCTTGTTTGCCGAGGTGGCAGAGAGTTAG
- the lnt gene encoding apolipoprotein N-acyltransferase, translating to MERLAGRVMLAGGKSRAVMAIAAGAVGALALPPFGFFAALFFSFTLLVWLVDGCTGKPGGGIFSRILPAFGIGWCFGFGYFVAGLWWLGNALLLEADEFAWALPLAIIGLPALLALFYGFAVAAANIVWSDGLGRIAALAAAFGLFEWLRSFLATGFPWNAIGYGIMPIPVMMQSAHLLGLFSVTTLAVFIFAAPALIGTKKGMWPGLALAGLLLAGHFGYGFYRLQTPVETPQDALTVRIVQPSIDQSRKMLNADRAEIFGEHLRLTALPPGEGKKRPDIVVWPETSVPFILTQNPDALAEIAKTLEDGQILFTGAVRMEDQGAGRPPRYYNSVYAIDSQGEILAASDKVHLTPFGEYVPFEGILREFGIDNVISLPGGFSAASSRTPLTLPSGKTFYPLICYEIIFPGEMTPGLSGSAAILNVTNDGWFGDTPGPYQHFLQARVRAVETGMPVIRGANTGISAVIDPYGRIIAGLDYGRVGIVDATLSGGSNDAFTYDTHRTYFWLIFSIMLIVAVFPAWSFARRQN from the coding sequence ATGGAGCGTCTTGCAGGCAGGGTAATGCTGGCCGGTGGCAAAAGCCGAGCAGTGATGGCGATTGCCGCAGGCGCGGTTGGTGCGCTGGCTTTGCCTCCATTCGGTTTTTTCGCGGCGCTGTTTTTCTCCTTCACGCTGCTTGTTTGGCTGGTGGACGGCTGCACCGGCAAGCCCGGCGGCGGCATCTTCAGCCGCATCCTGCCCGCCTTTGGCATCGGCTGGTGTTTCGGCTTCGGCTATTTCGTGGCGGGCCTTTGGTGGCTGGGTAATGCCCTGTTGCTGGAGGCAGACGAATTCGCCTGGGCACTGCCGCTCGCCATCATCGGCCTTCCGGCTCTTCTTGCGCTGTTTTATGGTTTTGCAGTCGCTGCGGCCAACATCGTCTGGTCAGACGGTCTCGGCCGTATCGCCGCCCTTGCCGCCGCATTCGGCCTGTTTGAATGGCTGCGCAGTTTTCTTGCGACCGGTTTTCCCTGGAACGCCATCGGCTACGGTATCATGCCCATTCCGGTCATGATGCAGTCCGCGCATCTGCTAGGGCTTTTCAGCGTCACCACGCTTGCTGTGTTCATTTTTGCCGCGCCGGCCCTGATTGGCACGAAAAAAGGCATGTGGCCGGGCCTCGCTCTGGCGGGCCTGCTGCTGGCCGGCCATTTTGGGTATGGCTTTTATCGCCTTCAGACACCGGTGGAAACGCCGCAGGATGCACTGACGGTCAGGATCGTACAGCCGTCCATAGACCAGTCCCGCAAAATGCTGAATGCCGATCGTGCGGAGATATTTGGCGAACATCTGCGGCTGACGGCGCTGCCGCCCGGCGAGGGGAAAAAGCGCCCCGATATCGTCGTATGGCCGGAAACCTCCGTGCCCTTCATCCTGACGCAGAACCCGGATGCTTTGGCGGAAATCGCAAAAACGCTGGAGGATGGGCAAATCCTGTTCACCGGCGCTGTCAGAATGGAAGATCAGGGTGCCGGTCGGCCACCACGTTATTACAATTCGGTCTATGCGATCGACAGCCAGGGCGAAATCCTCGCCGCAAGCGACAAGGTTCACCTGACGCCCTTTGGCGAATACGTCCCCTTCGAAGGCATTTTGCGGGAGTTCGGCATCGACAATGTCATCAGCCTGCCGGGTGGTTTTTCGGCCGCCTCGTCGCGCACGCCCCTGACGTTGCCGTCCGGCAAGACCTTTTATCCCCTGATCTGTTACGAGATCATTTTTCCGGGTGAGATGACGCCGGGTCTGTCGGGTTCGGCAGCAATTCTGAACGTGACAAATGATGGCTGGTTCGGCGACACGCCTGGCCCCTATCAGCACTTTTTGCAGGCAAGAGTCCGTGCGGTTGAAACGGGCATGCCGGTGATTCGCGGCGCCAATACCGGAATTTCGGCCGTCATCGACCCCTATGGGCGGATTATTGCCGGGTTGGATTACGGTCGGGTTGGCATTGTTGACGCCACTTTGAGTGGTGGGTCAAACGACGCATTTACTTACGACACACATCGGACGTATTTCTGGTTGATTTTTTCAATCATGCTAATCGTTGCGGTATTTCCTGCCTGGAGTTTTGCTCGGCGTCAGAATTGA
- the ybeY gene encoding rRNA maturation RNase YbeY: protein MTALDIQISVEAEGWSSEEDLAAFATKVLDAAVDFLKREEEQPFPKMPVELSLVFTDDENIREINAEWRDKDKATNVLSFPAFPLEPGGMPGPMLGDIVIARETVEREALELDKSFEDHLTHLLVHGFLHLFGYDHMDEEEAEEMESLETRILAVLGLSDPYAGQEPL, encoded by the coding sequence ATGACAGCTCTGGATATTCAAATCAGCGTCGAGGCCGAAGGCTGGTCCTCGGAAGAGGACTTGGCTGCCTTTGCCACCAAGGTGCTGGACGCGGCGGTCGATTTTCTGAAGCGGGAAGAGGAACAACCCTTCCCGAAAATGCCGGTGGAGCTGTCGCTGGTCTTTACCGATGATGAAAATATTCGGGAAATCAATGCCGAGTGGCGCGACAAGGACAAAGCGACCAATGTCTTGTCTTTCCCCGCTTTTCCGCTGGAACCGGGCGGTATGCCCGGCCCGATGCTGGGCGATATCGTCATCGCGCGCGAGACGGTTGAGCGCGAGGCCCTTGAACTTGACAAGAGTTTCGAGGATCATCTGACCCATCTGCTCGTTCATGGGTTCCTGCATTTGTTTGGTTATGACCACATGGACGAGGAAGAAGCGGAAGAAATGGAGTCGCTTGAGACTCGCATTTTGGCGGTGCTTGGCCTATCTGATCCATACGCGGGTCAGGAACCGCTTTGA
- a CDS encoding lysophospholipid acyltransferase family protein produces the protein MMWLRTAYIAIVLLIVTLILLPLQLLGLAFDWRLRRRIPRLWHRIACHVLGIRVHVHGEVERAKPLMLAVNHASWKDILVLGSIADVVFIAKTEVRDWPVFGWLARLQKSIFVQREQKRSTGAQVGEIAARMADGEIVVLFPEGTTSDGNRMLAVKSSLFGAASTAAEQVPGKLVYVQPVAIAYTRVHGMAMGRYHRVIAAWPGSITLVPHLLGIIKAGAIDVDVTFGDSVPFHSTDNRKRLATDIAASIRSMLAFSLRGGWRK, from the coding sequence ATGATGTGGCTGCGCACAGCCTATATCGCGATCGTTCTCCTGATCGTCACGCTCATCCTGCTGCCGCTGCAACTGCTCGGCCTTGCCTTCGACTGGCGGCTGCGTCGCCGTATTCCGCGCCTATGGCATCGCATTGCCTGTCATGTTCTCGGCATTCGTGTGCATGTTCACGGAGAGGTGGAGCGGGCAAAACCGCTGATGCTTGCGGTCAACCACGCCTCGTGGAAGGACATCCTCGTTCTCGGCAGCATTGCCGACGTTGTGTTCATTGCCAAGACGGAAGTGCGGGACTGGCCGGTTTTCGGCTGGCTCGCCCGCCTGCAGAAAAGCATCTTCGTCCAGCGCGAGCAGAAGCGCAGCACCGGCGCACAGGTCGGCGAGATCGCTGCCCGCATGGCCGACGGCGAGATTGTCGTGTTATTTCCGGAAGGCACCACTTCGGACGGGAACAGAATGCTGGCGGTGAAATCCTCGCTGTTCGGTGCGGCCTCTACCGCCGCTGAACAGGTGCCGGGCAAGCTGGTTTATGTGCAGCCGGTTGCGATTGCCTATACGCGGGTACATGGCATGGCCATGGGCCGTTATCATCGGGTTATTGCCGCCTGGCCGGGCAGCATAACGCTGGTGCCGCATCTGCTTGGCATCATCAAGGCCGGCGCTATTGATGTGGACGTGACCTTCGGCGATAGCGTTCCGTTTCACAGCACGGATAACCGCAAGCGCCTGGCGACCGATATCGCTGCTTCCATCCGTTCCATGCTGGCCTTCAGCCTGCGCGGCGGCTGGCGGAAATAG
- a CDS encoding Fur family transcriptional regulator yields the protein MIDLSKTLEELCAERGMRMTDQRRVIARVLQESADHPDVEELYRRSSAVDPRISISTVYRTVKLFEDAGIIERHDFRDGRSRYETVPEEHHDHLIDLKNSVVIEFHSPEIEALQEKIAREHGFKLVDHRLELYGVPLKPDER from the coding sequence GTGATAGACCTTTCGAAAACGCTGGAGGAGCTTTGTGCCGAGCGCGGCATGCGGATGACGGACCAGCGCCGCGTCATTGCCCGTGTCCTGCAGGAATCGGCCGACCATCCGGATGTCGAGGAATTGTACCGCCGTTCCTCCGCTGTGGATCCGCGCATCTCGATTTCCACCGTCTACAGAACGGTGAAGCTGTTCGAAGATGCCGGTATCATCGAACGGCACGATTTTCGCGATGGCCGTTCGCGTTATGAGACCGTGCCCGAAGAGCACCACGATCATCTGATCGATCTGAAGAACAGCGTGGTCATCGAGTTTCATTCGCCGGAAATCGAAGCGCTGCAGGAAAAGATCGCTCGCGAGCACGGCTTCAAGCTGGTGGATCACCGGCTGGAGCTTTACGGCGTGCCGTTGAAGCCCGACGAACGCTGA
- the trpS gene encoding tryptophan--tRNA ligase produces the protein MNVFKPLVFSGVQPTGNLHLGNYLGAIRKFVALQEDNDCIYCVVDMHAITAQLVHSDLKAQTRSIAAAFIASGIDPVKHIVFNQSAVPQHAELAWVFNCVARIGWMERMTQFKDKSGKNAEQVSLGLLAYPSLMAADILVYRATHVPVGDDQKQHLELARDIAQKFNIDFGDHIRNAGLGLDIKVGDEPVHAYFPMVEPLIGGPAPRVMSLKDGTKKMSKSDPSDLSRINLMDDVDAISKKIKKAKTDPDALPSEVEGLKGRPEAENLVGIYAALSDKTKADVLAEFGGQQFSAFKPALVELAVNVLAPVNNEMRRLLDDPTHIDAILKEGGERARTIAEKTMNEVRDIIGFLR, from the coding sequence ATGAACGTATTCAAGCCGCTGGTTTTCTCGGGCGTCCAGCCGACCGGCAATCTGCATCTCGGCAATTATCTCGGCGCTATCCGCAAGTTCGTGGCTTTGCAGGAAGATAACGACTGCATCTATTGCGTCGTCGACATGCACGCCATCACTGCCCAGCTCGTTCATTCCGATCTGAAGGCGCAGACCCGCTCGATTGCGGCCGCCTTCATCGCCTCGGGCATCGACCCCGTAAAGCACATCGTCTTCAACCAGTCGGCCGTGCCGCAGCATGCGGAACTGGCATGGGTTTTCAACTGCGTGGCGCGCATCGGCTGGATGGAGCGCATGACGCAGTTCAAGGACAAGTCCGGCAAGAATGCCGAACAGGTTTCGCTCGGTCTGCTTGCCTATCCGAGCCTGATGGCCGCCGACATTCTCGTCTACCGCGCCACTCACGTTCCTGTTGGTGACGACCAGAAGCAGCATCTGGAACTGGCTCGCGATATCGCCCAGAAATTCAACATCGATTTCGGCGACCATATCCGCAATGCCGGTCTCGGCCTCGATATCAAGGTGGGCGACGAGCCGGTGCACGCCTATTTCCCGATGGTGGAGCCGCTGATCGGTGGCCCGGCGCCGCGTGTCATGTCTCTGAAGGACGGCACCAAAAAGATGTCGAAGTCCGACCCGTCCGACCTGTCGCGCATCAACCTGATGGACGACGTCGACGCGATCTCGAAGAAGATCAAGAAGGCAAAGACCGATCCCGACGCGCTGCCGAGCGAAGTGGAAGGCCTGAAGGGCCGCCCCGAGGCGGAAAACCTCGTCGGCATCTATGCCGCTCTCTCCGACAAGACGAAGGCGGACGTTCTGGCCGAATTCGGTGGACAGCAATTCTCGGCCTTCAAGCCGGCACTCGTCGAACTTGCCGTCAACGTGCTCGCGCCGGTCAACAACGAGATGCGCCGCCTTCTCGATGACCCGACCCATATCGACGCCATCCTCAAAGAGGGCGGTGAGCGGGCGCGTACTATTGCCGAAAAGACGATGAACGAGGTGCGCGACATCATCGGCTTCCTGCGCTGA
- a CDS encoding PhoH family protein yields MNAHELVSPSSRQPRQAATDANHFVLTFENNRIAGELFGQFDQNLKLLEQRLNIDARPRGNSVAITGDVVATNQARRALDFLYERLLKGGTAEVSDVEGAIRMAMAADDQLTLPTMERKAKISMAQISTRKKTIAARTPTQDVYMRALEQSELVFGVGPAGTGKTYLAVAHAAQLLERGAVDRIILSRPAVEAGERLGFLPGDMKEKVDPYLRPLYDALYDMMPGDKVERAIQAGVIEIAPLAFMRGRTLANAAVILDEAQNTTTMQMKMFLTRLGENGRMIVTGDPSQVDLPRGVKSGLVEALQILTDVEGVSVVRFKDVDVVRHPMVARIVRAYESHTAVPDESLVKGN; encoded by the coding sequence TTGAACGCACATGAATTGGTATCACCTTCATCGCGCCAGCCACGCCAAGCCGCGACCGACGCCAATCACTTCGTCCTCACGTTCGAGAATAACAGGATAGCGGGAGAGCTATTCGGTCAGTTCGATCAGAACCTGAAATTGCTGGAACAGCGCCTCAACATTGATGCGCGCCCGCGCGGCAATTCCGTCGCCATCACCGGTGATGTCGTCGCCACCAATCAGGCCCGCCGGGCGCTGGATTTCCTCTACGAACGTCTGCTCAAGGGCGGAACCGCCGAGGTTTCCGACGTGGAAGGCGCGATCCGCATGGCGATGGCCGCGGACGATCAACTGACCTTGCCGACGATGGAGCGCAAGGCGAAGATTTCCATGGCGCAGATTTCCACCCGCAAGAAGACCATCGCTGCCCGCACGCCGACGCAGGATGTTTATATGCGGGCGCTGGAGCAATCCGAGCTGGTTTTCGGCGTCGGCCCTGCCGGCACCGGCAAGACCTATCTTGCCGTGGCGCATGCCGCACAGCTTCTGGAGCGCGGTGCGGTTGACCGTATCATCCTGTCGCGTCCTGCCGTCGAGGCGGGCGAACGGCTGGGCTTCCTGCCGGGCGATATGAAGGAAAAGGTCGATCCCTATCTTCGTCCGCTCTATGACGCGCTTTATGACATGATGCCGGGTGACAAGGTGGAGCGCGCCATTCAGGCAGGCGTCATCGAAATCGCCCCACTCGCCTTCATGCGCGGCCGCACCCTTGCCAACGCCGCCGTCATTCTGGACGAAGCCCAGAACACCACGACCATGCAGATGAAGATGTTCCTCACCCGTCTTGGTGAAAACGGCCGCATGATCGTGACCGGCGACCCGAGCCAGGTGGACCTGCCGCGCGGCGTGAAATCCGGTCTTGTCGAGGCCCTGCAAATCCTCACCGATGTGGAGGGCGTGTCGGTCGTGCGCTTCAAGGATGTCGACGTCGTGCGTCATCCGATGGTGGCGCGCATTGTCCGGGCGTATGAATCCCACACGGCGGTGCCGGATGAAAGCCTCGTGAAGGGCAACTGA
- a CDS encoding universal stress protein, producing MVSTRLSRLEGHRRKFLAVIDDTPECERAVHYAGRRAKNSNGGLVLLYMIPEGDFQQWLGVEQIMRAEAREEAEATLAKIAQKVRETIGIEPEAVIREGSATEQIHGLIEEDRDIAILVLAAGSTKEGPGPLVSSIAGRGAAFPIPVTVLPDTLTDEEIDALC from the coding sequence ATGGTTTCAACACGGCTGTCGCGTCTGGAAGGGCATCGTCGCAAATTTCTCGCTGTTATCGACGACACACCGGAATGTGAAAGGGCCGTGCATTATGCCGGTCGTCGCGCCAAGAATTCCAATGGCGGGCTGGTGCTGCTCTACATGATCCCGGAAGGCGATTTCCAGCAATGGCTGGGTGTCGAGCAGATCATGCGGGCCGAGGCCCGCGAGGAGGCGGAAGCCACGCTTGCCAAGATTGCCCAGAAGGTGCGTGAGACAATCGGCATCGAGCCTGAAGCGGTGATCCGCGAAGGCAGCGCCACCGAGCAGATCCACGGGCTGATCGAGGAAGACCGCGATATCGCCATTCTCGTGCTGGCGGCGGGTTCGACAAAGGAAGGGCCGGGGCCGCTCGTTTCTTCCATCGCTGGGCGAGGGGCAGCCTTCCCCATTCCCGTCACTGTCCTGCCGGATACGCTCACGGATGAGGAAATCGATGCGCTCTGCTGA
- a CDS encoding hemolysin family protein, protein MNEHSARPANEGRENGEQSSSEEGSSHLRQDYNAKPRSTIWSRIARLLRPSQGERLREDLTDALMDDTEIGAAFSPEERAMLNNILRFREVRVEDIMIPRVDIDGLDQNMTIGEALILFEETGRSRMPVYDETLDDPKGMIHIRDLLAYVAKQARNKRRAGSRSVAYGEAKAPRSPRPNFDLARVDLEQTVADAGLVRKILFAPPSMLASDLLKTMQAQRTQLALVIDEYGGTDGLVSHEDIVEMVVGDIDDEHDKDEAMFSRLSPDVLVADARAELTELAEAIGPEFDVREHLEEIDTLGGLIFFALGRIPAKGEVVRAVPGFEFQILDADTRRIKGVRIVRNHGSEGQDDRAPGDAHANEVIALPAPDVRLITHQQNAD, encoded by the coding sequence ATGAACGAACATTCTGCACGACCTGCCAATGAGGGCAGAGAAAACGGCGAGCAGTCCTCCTCGGAAGAGGGCAGTAGTCATTTACGTCAAGACTACAACGCAAAGCCGAGATCGACGATCTGGTCGCGCATCGCGCGGTTGCTGAGACCGTCTCAAGGCGAGCGCCTGCGCGAGGATTTGACCGACGCGCTTATGGATGACACCGAAATCGGTGCCGCCTTTTCGCCCGAAGAACGGGCGATGTTGAACAATATCCTGCGTTTCCGTGAGGTTAGGGTCGAAGATATCATGATCCCGCGGGTCGATATTGACGGTCTCGACCAGAACATGACAATCGGCGAGGCGCTGATCCTCTTTGAGGAAACCGGGCGCTCACGCATGCCGGTCTATGACGAAACGCTGGATGACCCGAAGGGCATGATCCACATTCGCGATCTCTTGGCCTATGTCGCCAAGCAGGCCCGCAACAAGCGCCGGGCGGGATCGCGCAGCGTCGCTTATGGCGAAGCGAAGGCGCCGCGTTCACCGCGCCCGAATTTCGATCTGGCGCGGGTTGATCTGGAGCAGACGGTTGCCGATGCCGGGCTGGTGCGTAAAATTCTGTTCGCGCCGCCCTCGATGCTGGCCTCCGATCTCTTGAAGACCATGCAGGCCCAGAGAACCCAGCTCGCCCTCGTGATCGATGAATATGGTGGCACCGACGGTCTCGTCAGCCACGAGGATATCGTCGAGATGGTCGTCGGTGATATCGACGACGAGCACGACAAGGACGAGGCGATGTTTTCGCGCCTGTCCCCCGACGTGCTTGTGGCCGATGCCCGCGCCGAACTTACGGAACTCGCTGAGGCGATCGGGCCGGAATTCGATGTCCGCGAACATCTGGAAGAAATCGATACGCTCGGTGGGCTCATCTTCTTTGCGCTCGGCCGTATTCCGGCCAAGGGCGAGGTGGTCAGGGCCGTGCCCGGTTTCGAATTCCAGATTCTCGATGCGGATACACGGCGCATCAAGGGTGTCCGCATTGTCCGTAATCACGGCTCGGAAGGGCAGGATGATCGCGCGCCAGGCGACGCTCATGCCAATGAGGTAATTGCGCTGCCCGCGCCGGATGTGCGCCTTATCACGCACCAGCAGAATGCCGACTGA
- a CDS encoding GNAT family N-acetyltransferase: MFDEYLSWKPYFEIVPMQHEDCAAVAELHALRFPRPWNDGEFSGLLTQGSVFGAVARQTNAFFSKPLGGFVLAREVAGEAEILTVAVSDKFGRTGLGWRLMQSAVREAMMRGAETMFLEVDNGNTSALGLYKKLGFKTVAERKAYYTSRDGTKSTALVMRRDLR, from the coding sequence ATGTTTGACGAATATCTGAGCTGGAAACCCTATTTCGAGATCGTGCCGATGCAGCATGAGGATTGCGCCGCGGTGGCGGAACTGCATGCGCTGCGTTTTCCGCGCCCGTGGAATGACGGTGAATTTTCCGGGCTGTTGACGCAAGGTTCGGTTTTTGGCGCCGTTGCCCGCCAGACCAACGCGTTCTTCAGCAAGCCTCTCGGCGGTTTTGTGTTGGCGCGGGAAGTGGCGGGCGAGGCGGAAATCCTGACCGTTGCGGTTTCCGACAAGTTCGGACGCACCGGTCTCGGCTGGCGCCTGATGCAGTCGGCGGTACGTGAAGCGATGATGCGCGGCGCTGAAACCATGTTTCTCGAGGTGGACAACGGCAACACCTCCGCTCTCGGGCTTTATAAAAAGCTCGGCTTCAAGACGGTTGCGGAGCGCAAGGCCTATTACACCTCCAGGGATGGAACCAAGTCGACGGCGCTTGTCATGCGCCGCGATCTTCGCTAG
- a CDS encoding NifU family protein yields the protein MFIQTEATPNPATLKFLPGKVVLESGTAEFLNPSQAQASPLAERLFTIPGVTGVYFGFDFITVTKDDAEWQHLKPAILGSIMEHFMSGRPIMGTAIAAEVSDEEDEFFEEGDETIVATIKELLETRVRPAVAQDGGDITFRGFRDGTVFLNMKGACSGCPSSTATLKHGVQNLLRHFVPEVREVEAV from the coding sequence ATGTTCATTCAGACGGAAGCCACGCCCAACCCCGCCACGCTGAAGTTTTTGCCCGGCAAGGTGGTGCTGGAAAGCGGGACAGCTGAGTTTCTCAATCCTTCGCAGGCGCAGGCTTCTCCGCTGGCGGAGCGTCTCTTTACGATTCCCGGCGTCACCGGCGTTTATTTCGGCTTCGATTTCATAACCGTCACCAAAGACGATGCGGAATGGCAGCACCTGAAGCCCGCCATTCTCGGTTCGATCATGGAACACTTCATGTCCGGTCGCCCGATCATGGGTACGGCGATTGCGGCGGAAGTCTCGGACGAAGAGGACGAGTTTTTCGAAGAGGGTGACGAGACAATCGTCGCCACGATCAAGGAACTGCTGGAAACGCGTGTGCGTCCTGCCGTGGCGCAGGATGGCGGCGACATCACTTTCCGTGGTTTCCGTGATGGCACCGTCTTCCTGAACATGAAGGGCGCCTGCTCGGGTTGCCCGTCCTCCACGGCCACGCTGAAGCACGGCGTTCAGAACCTGCTTCGTCATTTCGTGCCAGAAGTGCGCGAAGTCGAAGCAGTATGA
- the tsaB gene encoding tRNA (adenosine(37)-N6)-threonylcarbamoyltransferase complex dimerization subunit type 1 TsaB, giving the protein MIVLALDTSGVDCSACVYDSASDRVLGEVCEMIGKGHAERLMAVIDGALQQAQLPLQKVERIAVTIGPGSFTGIRVGVAAARGFALSLGVEAVGITTLETLALHHLLTNPGRPVAVGLDAKRGEAYLQTFAADGSPLAEATLLSLNDARGVLSGFDGAVIGSAAPLFAGEEIGSGPDHFPIASIARSAARKPAGQPKPAPLYLRGPDARPQTGFALARQDVA; this is encoded by the coding sequence ATGATTGTTCTCGCACTCGACACGTCAGGTGTGGATTGTTCAGCCTGCGTCTATGACAGCGCCTCCGACAGGGTGCTCGGCGAGGTGTGCGAAATGATCGGCAAGGGCCATGCCGAAAGGCTGATGGCCGTCATCGATGGCGCCTTGCAGCAGGCGCAACTCCCGCTGCAGAAGGTTGAGCGCATCGCCGTGACCATCGGTCCGGGCTCCTTCACTGGCATTCGTGTCGGTGTTGCCGCTGCGCGCGGCTTTGCCCTGTCGCTTGGCGTCGAGGCTGTTGGCATCACCACGCTTGAAACGCTTGCCCTGCATCATCTGCTGACAAATCCCGGCCGGCCCGTGGCCGTCGGGCTGGATGCCAAACGTGGCGAAGCCTATCTCCAGACTTTCGCGGCGGATGGATCGCCGCTCGCTGAGGCGACACTTTTGTCTCTGAATGATGCCAGGGGCGTTCTTTCCGGTTTCGATGGTGCCGTGATTGGTTCGGCCGCGCCGCTGTTTGCAGGAGAGGAAATTGGCTCGGGGCCGGACCATTTCCCAATTGCCTCAATTGCACGCTCGGCGGCGCGCAAGCCGGCGGGTCAGCCGAAACCTGCGCCGCTTTATCTGCGCGGTCCGGATGCCCGTCCGCAAACCGGTTTTGCGCTGGCACGCCAGGACGTTGCCTGA